The following coding sequences lie in one Haematobia irritans isolate KBUSLIRL chromosome 3, ASM5000362v1, whole genome shotgun sequence genomic window:
- the LOC142228246 gene encoding NADH-cytochrome b5 reductase-like, which yields MNNFEDTDEFSECCGNGCANCILDIHLKPPKRSNNKAGKVNILTEYTNFTLLEKVPHSAEQANVWELHWKSSLQRNNKSSSNFILDIEPGYHLMLRTTQNIDEGDERETKRKYLHRPYSPYWWDCNEMEFKILVNLKYNGPMTKFLKNLEVGEQVEFRGPIGQFEYIADTKGDKILFIISQGVAVAPSKAIIENVLNNDEDMTRIHHVACYEDIDHIYCRNDLYNYQKYWNYKYAIYLAHELCNNEECRKIRRCLSDCKHFRGNLKYKEPVHPFRFSEYELEATVRPLINGQDQVSVIIAGSAKFQKYFKDLLNSECYAIKEEDIHLL from the coding sequence atgaataattttgAAGACACAGACGAATTCAGTGAATGTTGTGGAAATGGCTGTGCAAACTGCATACTCGATATTCATCTAAAACCACCAAAGCGATCAAATAACAAGGCGGGAAAAGTAAATATTCTTACGGAATACACTAATTTTACCTTGTTGGAAAAAGTTCCCCATTCAGCCGAGCAGGCGAATGTATGGGAATTACATTGGAAGTCTTCTCTTCAGCGTAATAATAAATCGTCATCGAATTTCATATTAGATATTGAACCAGGTTACCATTTGATGCTGCGAACTactcaaaatattgatgaaggGGATGAAAGAGAAACGAAACGGAAATATTTACATCGACCCTATTCACCATATTGGTGGGATTGCAATGAAATGGAATTTAAAATTCTTGTAAATTTGAAATACAATGGACCAATGACCAAATTCTTGAAAAATCTTGAGGTAGGCGAGCAAGTTGAATTTCGGGGACCCATTGGTCAATTTGAATATATTGCCGATACAaaaggtgacaaaattttatttattatttctcaaGGCGTTGCTGTGGCTCCATCTAAAGCCATAATAGAAAATGTCCTTAACAATGATGAAGATATGACCCGAATTCATCATGTAGCTTGTTATGAAGATATCGATCATATATATTGCAGAAATGATTTATATAACTATCAAAAGTATTGGAACTATAAATATGCAATATATTTAGCTCATGAATTGTGCAATAATGAAGAGTGCAGAAAGATACGACGGTGTTTGAGTGACTGTAAACATTTTAGAGGTAATTTGAAATACAAGGAACCTGTACATCCATTTCGATTTAGTGAATATGAATTAGAGGCTACTGTTCGTCCATTAATAAATGGTCAAGATCAAGTGTCAGTAATAATAGCCGGATCTGCaaagtttcaaaaatattttaaggacTTATTAAATAGCGAATGTTATGCTATAAAAGAAGAGGATATACATTTATTGTGA